Proteins encoded by one window of Halobaculum halobium:
- a CDS encoding M48 family metallopeptidase — translation MPDASRVAIDTLDRPTLFRLYVPFRADSRLSLRAGRKAYTRGREATDVFLFALPSPLPAVISWAGDWWELWALIAVGFLGVRLAPALVSRAERPAPLPAEVARAVEREGVPADRVGVLRRDGRVLAYAAGLTAGHGRVFVSTGLLRELDPAGVAAVVRHEHAHLARGHVPLRVGIPCAYAVAWAIDATLFGRAGLVAGAALAVPLAYLSVRTARWTEYDADAVAARGSGDDFRDALARLAAGGHLGRPAPAGGRLRRVLASLSMHPPLGERLKRLDDHSETETGVGPSAGAVAGGARGDD, via the coding sequence GTGCCCGACGCCTCTCGCGTCGCCATCGACACCCTGGATCGGCCAACGCTGTTCCGGCTGTACGTGCCCTTCCGCGCCGACTCTCGGCTGTCCCTTCGAGCTGGGCGAAAAGCCTACACGCGCGGACGCGAAGCCACCGATGTGTTCCTCTTTGCCCTCCCCTCACCGCTTCCTGCCGTCATCTCGTGGGCGGGCGACTGGTGGGAGCTGTGGGCGCTCATCGCGGTCGGATTCCTCGGCGTTCGCCTCGCCCCGGCGCTCGTCTCGCGGGCCGAGCGCCCGGCCCCGCTCCCCGCGGAGGTCGCCCGCGCGGTCGAGCGCGAGGGCGTCCCGGCCGACCGCGTCGGCGTCCTTCGGCGCGACGGCCGGGTGCTCGCGTACGCCGCCGGGCTGACGGCCGGTCACGGCCGCGTGTTCGTCTCGACGGGGCTGTTGCGCGAACTCGATCCGGCGGGCGTCGCTGCCGTCGTCCGCCACGAGCACGCCCACCTCGCCAGGGGACACGTCCCGCTGCGGGTCGGCATCCCCTGTGCGTACGCCGTCGCGTGGGCGATCGACGCGACGCTGTTCGGCCGCGCGGGGCTCGTCGCCGGCGCAGCGCTCGCGGTTCCGCTGGCGTATCTCTCGGTGCGCACCGCACGCTGGACCGAGTACGACGCCGACGCGGTCGCCGCCCGCGGCTCCGGAGACGACTTCCGCGACGCGCTCGCCCGGCTCGCCGCCGGCGGGCACCTGGGCCGGCCGGCACCCGCCGGCGGCCGACTTCGGCGGGTGCTCGCCTCCCTGTCGATGCACCCGCCGCTCGGCGAGCGGCTCAAGAGACTCGACGATCACTCGGAGACTGAAACCGGGGTCGGCCCGTCGGCCGGCGCTGTCGCCGGCGGCGCCCGCGGCGACGACTGA
- a CDS encoding DUF420 domain-containing protein — MATADASGPLGTVKQYPRATVAVVSVVGYALVIGTFAGVVPDSVFPSLTQGEVNLLSHAIAAVNTVTTALLVLGWRWIRAGKVRKHAAAMSASFGLIMVFLVLYLTKVGGGPGEKHIVIRETAFLGAYAGAVEVVYLAMLAIHIVLSVVTVPVVLYAIVLGATHTPEELRTETPHKRIGRIAAGTWIVSLTLGVVTYVLLNWVYAYEFVRVAR, encoded by the coding sequence ATGGCAACAGCGGACGCGAGCGGCCCGCTCGGTACCGTGAAACAATATCCGCGCGCGACGGTCGCGGTGGTGTCGGTCGTCGGCTACGCGCTCGTCATCGGCACGTTCGCGGGCGTCGTTCCCGACTCGGTGTTCCCGTCGCTCACGCAGGGCGAGGTGAACCTCCTGAGCCACGCCATCGCCGCGGTCAACACCGTGACGACCGCGCTGCTCGTGCTCGGATGGCGGTGGATCCGCGCGGGTAAGGTGCGCAAGCACGCCGCCGCGATGAGCGCTTCCTTCGGCCTGATCATGGTGTTCCTGGTCTTGTACCTCACCAAGGTCGGCGGTGGTCCCGGTGAGAAACACATCGTCATCCGCGAGACCGCGTTCCTCGGCGCGTACGCCGGCGCCGTCGAGGTCGTCTACCTCGCGATGCTCGCGATCCACATCGTGCTGTCGGTCGTGACCGTGCCGGTCGTGCTGTACGCGATCGTCCTCGGGGCGACCCACACGCCCGAAGAACTGCGGACGGAGACGCCCCACAAGCGGATCGGACGGATCGCGGCCGGCACGTGGATCGTCTCGCTGACGCTCGGCGTCGTCACCTACGTGCTGCTCAACTGGGTGTACGCGTACGAGTTCGTTCGCGTGGCGCGGTAG
- a CDS encoding TMEM165/GDT1 family protein, producing the protein MSFWEIVVVAAVAQLAVLPGEKVQFIIAGLSTRYRPAVVVAAAGTAFAGWTALEIWFGAALQSVLSGAMLDAFTAVMFLAFAVILLRSAPAADASPYAAEPDGGTIVSGLDGTVSLFGHEISGRLGSFLSIFTMMAAGEFGDKTQLVTISLAAQYGVTPAIWVGEMAVIVPVSLANAYVFHRFSHRFDARKAHLAGAALFAFFGLDTVLALVTGFSVWEEVVTAVSSAILALA; encoded by the coding sequence GTGAGTTTCTGGGAGATCGTCGTCGTCGCGGCGGTCGCACAGTTGGCGGTGCTTCCTGGCGAGAAGGTCCAGTTCATCATCGCCGGGCTGTCGACGCGGTACCGCCCCGCGGTCGTCGTCGCCGCCGCAGGAACGGCGTTCGCCGGCTGGACGGCGCTCGAGATCTGGTTCGGCGCCGCGCTCCAGTCGGTGCTGTCGGGGGCGATGCTCGACGCGTTCACCGCCGTGATGTTCCTCGCGTTCGCCGTGATCCTCCTGCGGTCGGCTCCCGCAGCCGACGCGTCGCCGTACGCGGCGGAACCGGACGGCGGAACCATCGTTTCCGGTCTGGACGGCACGGTGAGCCTGTTCGGACACGAGATATCCGGCCGGCTCGGGAGCTTCCTCTCCATCTTCACGATGATGGCCGCCGGCGAGTTCGGCGACAAGACCCAGCTGGTGACGATCAGTCTCGCCGCGCAGTACGGCGTCACGCCGGCGATCTGGGTGGGCGAGATGGCGGTCATCGTTCCGGTGAGCCTGGCGAACGCGTACGTCTTCCACCGCTTCAGCCACCGGTTCGACGCGCGGAAGGCGCACCTCGCCGGCGCGGCGCTGTTCGCCTTCTTCGGGCTCGACACGGTGCTCGCGCTGGTCACCGGCTTCTCCGTCTGGGAGGAGGTCGTCACTGCCGTGTCCTCCGCCATTCTGGCGCTCGCGTAG
- a CDS encoding NAD(P)/FAD-dependent oxidoreductase: MSDSPNVVVAGAGLAGLVAARHLADAGAAVTVYERRPEVGGRVRTRHENGFTLDRGFQVLFTGYPAVQRELDVGALDLREFRPGAVICSTDEGTRSVLSDPLRDPRALVESALNRRVTTTDKLRTLALRQDLSQREESWFFSGPDASIREYLRDWGFSEKYIENFVAPFYGGITLDRSLSTSKHVFAYTFRALSNGRIGVPSQGMAAIPDQLRASAEAAGATVVTGEGVEGIDRDGTGSDAEARSGAAAGVTVETTERAVDADAVVVATDPKTARRLTDVEAIPTEGVPSTTQYYRLPASTPISTGKKILLNSDGPAPNVVVPLTDVAPEYAPDGEQLLCATFLGDDARFRDADDLAADTRAALSAWYPERSVDGLEPVHTERIEFAQFAQPPGVHETLPDATDPEGRIYLAGDSTEWSSIQGAMKSGRVAAEAVLDGENLGD; this comes from the coding sequence ATGTCGGACTCCCCGAACGTCGTCGTCGCGGGCGCGGGGCTCGCGGGGCTGGTCGCCGCGCGGCACCTCGCAGACGCGGGCGCCGCGGTCACCGTGTACGAGCGCCGGCCCGAGGTCGGCGGTCGCGTCCGGACGCGCCACGAGAACGGCTTCACGCTCGACCGCGGCTTTCAGGTGCTGTTCACGGGCTACCCTGCGGTACAGCGCGAACTCGACGTGGGCGCGCTCGATCTGCGGGAGTTCCGCCCCGGCGCCGTCATCTGCTCGACCGACGAGGGAACACGGAGCGTCCTCTCGGACCCCCTTCGGGACCCGCGGGCGCTGGTCGAGTCGGCGCTCAACCGCCGGGTGACCACGACGGACAAGCTCCGAACGCTCGCGCTCCGGCAGGACCTCTCACAGCGCGAGGAGTCGTGGTTCTTCTCGGGCCCGGACGCGAGCATCCGCGAGTACCTCCGCGACTGGGGCTTCTCCGAGAAGTACATCGAGAACTTCGTCGCGCCCTTCTACGGCGGCATCACACTCGACCGCTCGCTGTCGACCTCGAAGCACGTCTTCGCGTACACCTTCCGCGCGCTCTCGAACGGTCGGATCGGCGTGCCGAGCCAGGGGATGGCCGCGATCCCCGACCAGCTCCGGGCGTCGGCGGAGGCCGCCGGCGCGACGGTCGTCACCGGCGAGGGCGTCGAGGGGATCGACCGCGACGGCACCGGATCGGACGCCGAGGCCCGGAGCGGCGCCGCCGCGGGCGTCACCGTCGAGACGACCGAGCGCGCCGTCGACGCGGACGCGGTCGTCGTCGCCACCGATCCGAAGACTGCGAGGCGGCTGACGGACGTCGAGGCCATCCCGACGGAAGGCGTCCCGTCGACGACCCAGTACTATCGGCTGCCGGCGTCGACGCCGATCTCGACGGGAAAGAAGATCCTGCTCAACAGCGACGGTCCCGCGCCGAACGTGGTCGTCCCGCTCACCGACGTTGCGCCCGAGTACGCGCCCGACGGCGAGCAGCTGCTGTGTGCGACGTTCCTCGGCGACGACGCGCGCTTCCGCGACGCCGACGACCTCGCGGCCGACACGCGCGCGGCGCTTTCCGCGTGGTATCCCGAGCGCAGCGTGGACGGACTGGAGCCCGTCCACACCGAGCGCATCGAGTTCGCGCAGTTCGCGCAGCCCCCGGGCGTCCACGAGACGCTCCCGGACGCGACCGATCCCGAGGGACGGATCTACCTCGCCGGCGACTCCACCGAGTGGTCGTCGATCCAGGGGGCGATGAAGAGCGGTCGCGTCGCTGCCGAGGCGGTACTGGACGGCGAGAACCTCGGGGACTGA
- a CDS encoding LysE family transporter, translating into MTVAASLLAGVVFGLALAAPPGPMNAVIAEESVLRGWTAGVRAGLGAATADAIFFLLSLVGVVGFLNDAPLVKGVMVGVGGVLMLYYAYGAAREIRGSFLGVDTDLVDEESAGFRKALALALANPYQVVFWLTVGVGLLEPGEIDVFGAADVTELAGTLVVQTGSPALVLGFFGGIGLWVTGFPGALVAAKRRVEALAPVVAALSALLLGGFGVAFLFDAARTLGPLI; encoded by the coding sequence GTGACAGTCGCCGCTTCGCTGCTCGCCGGCGTCGTGTTCGGCCTCGCGCTGGCCGCGCCGCCCGGCCCCATGAACGCCGTCATCGCCGAGGAGAGCGTGCTTCGGGGATGGACCGCGGGCGTGCGCGCCGGCCTCGGCGCGGCGACCGCGGACGCGATTTTCTTCCTGCTGTCGCTCGTCGGCGTCGTCGGCTTCCTGAACGACGCGCCGCTGGTGAAGGGGGTCATGGTCGGCGTTGGCGGCGTCCTCATGCTGTATTACGCGTACGGCGCGGCCCGCGAGATCCGTGGCTCGTTCCTCGGCGTCGACACGGATCTGGTCGACGAGGAGTCGGCGGGCTTCCGAAAGGCGCTGGCGCTGGCGCTGGCGAACCCCTACCAAGTGGTGTTCTGGCTCACCGTCGGCGTGGGGCTGCTCGAACCCGGAGAGATCGACGTGTTCGGCGCGGCCGACGTGACGGAGCTCGCGGGGACGCTCGTCGTCCAGACCGGGAGCCCGGCGCTGGTGCTCGGCTTCTTCGGCGGCATCGGCCTGTGGGTGACGGGGTTCCCCGGCGCCCTCGTCGCGGCGAAGCGGCGCGTCGAGGCGCTCGCACCCGTCGTCGCCGCGCTGTCGGCGCTGTTGCTCGGCGGCTTCGGCGTCGCGTTCCTGTTCGACGCGGCGCGGACGCTCGGCCCGCTCATCTGA
- a CDS encoding metal-dependent transcriptional regulator: MLSDVMEDYLKAIYVLQTESGPPVSTSAIAERVGKTPPTVTSMLETLEDRGLVEREKYKGTELTEEGRTVALEVLRHHRLLEAYLAEHLDYSWSEVHDEADALEHHISEEFERRVAAALGDPAVDPHGDPIPGVDLEPPADDDARPLTEVAVGDRVVIARVSDRDDEELEYLDRAGITPGTTIEVLDVAPFGMVTVEVGPDSDEIVGANDDEGTDTSRDGTGSGAAADSGREQSLPETIAAAVRVRPVEEVNGAAATDAGVGGA, encoded by the coding sequence ATGCTGAGCGACGTGATGGAGGACTACCTGAAGGCCATCTACGTGCTCCAGACCGAGAGCGGGCCGCCGGTGTCGACCTCGGCCATCGCCGAGCGGGTCGGGAAGACGCCGCCGACGGTGACGAGCATGCTGGAGACTCTCGAGGATCGCGGGCTCGTCGAGCGCGAGAAGTACAAGGGGACCGAGTTGACCGAGGAGGGGCGGACCGTCGCGCTGGAGGTGCTCCGGCACCACCGGCTGCTCGAGGCGTATCTCGCGGAGCACCTCGATTACTCGTGGAGCGAGGTCCACGACGAGGCCGACGCGCTCGAACACCACATCAGCGAGGAGTTCGAGCGCCGCGTGGCCGCGGCGCTGGGCGACCCCGCCGTCGATCCGCACGGAGACCCCATCCCCGGAGTCGATCTCGAACCGCCGGCCGACGACGACGCTCGCCCGCTCACCGAAGTCGCGGTCGGCGACCGCGTCGTCATCGCACGCGTCAGCGACCGCGACGACGAGGAGCTCGAATACCTCGACCGCGCGGGCATCACCCCGGGGACGACGATCGAAGTGCTGGACGTCGCCCCGTTCGGAATGGTGACCGTCGAGGTAGGGCCGGACAGTGACGAGATCGTCGGCGCGAACGACGACGAGGGAACCGACACCAGCCGCGACGGAACCGGCAGCGGCGCCGCCGCCGACTCCGGTCGCGAGCAGAGTCTCCCCGAGACGATCGCCGCCGCGGTCCGGGTCCGCCCGGTCGAGGAGGTGAACGGCGCCGCCGCGACCGACGCGGGGGTGGGCGGCGCGTGA
- a CDS encoding potassium channel family protein, with protein sequence MDLLSRSIRTGDLSRRSRLIIYYLFGLAALVLTYTVIYNTGMSVLEGREQSIFRSFQTVTETMTTTGYGADSPWESPWMNLFMVFMQLSGIGVGFFTLRVIIIPLFTGAEIDLDRRLSPKRDHVIVCEYDRDSAVLLDELEQLGIDYVLISSDEEEAIDLSDEGYSAIYGSPQDTSAFERASITNARAVITDAGEANVDTILTVRSIRPDVEIIALTDDSSLQDVLETTGADSVLSPRAVLGHRLAQKAASLFSSELHDTVGIAEGLEVTEISVRRGSALDGVSIRNSRIRERTGANVVGAWIDGELQLPPDPDAVIGPNTVLLVSGNHDALEELGETARPVRSRGREEEVVVAGLGEVGHAALSVIEDENDIPATTVDVTDGPDVDVVGDVASRDVLREAGVESAGVLLVCVPDDSTALLTTVLARSLNPDVEILVRMSDSDATTKALRAGADYVLSVPRISARMVARELRGEEVLGAGSQIRIDRVPAEPFAGKTLAQSGIYERTGCRVIAAEHGGELTVSLDPDRTIAADDRLVIVGTDEAVQRFLSVFDVSPRPLEK encoded by the coding sequence ATGGATCTACTCTCTCGTTCGATCCGGACCGGCGACCTCTCGCGTCGGAGCCGGCTCATCATCTACTACCTGTTCGGGCTGGCCGCGCTCGTGTTGACGTACACGGTTATCTACAACACGGGGATGAGCGTACTGGAAGGGCGCGAGCAGTCGATCTTCCGGTCGTTCCAGACGGTCACCGAGACGATGACGACGACCGGCTACGGCGCCGACTCGCCGTGGGAGTCGCCGTGGATGAATCTCTTCATGGTGTTCATGCAGTTGAGCGGCATCGGCGTCGGCTTCTTCACGCTCCGAGTGATCATCATTCCGCTGTTTACGGGCGCCGAAATCGACCTCGACAGGCGGCTGTCGCCGAAGCGTGACCACGTCATCGTCTGCGAATACGACCGGGACTCCGCCGTGTTGCTCGACGAACTCGAACAGCTCGGGATCGACTACGTGCTCATCTCCTCGGACGAGGAGGAGGCGATCGACCTCTCCGACGAGGGCTACTCTGCGATCTACGGCTCGCCCCAGGACACGAGCGCGTTCGAGCGGGCGAGCATCACGAACGCTCGGGCGGTGATCACGGACGCCGGCGAGGCGAACGTGGACACGATCCTCACCGTCCGGTCGATCCGACCCGACGTGGAGATCATCGCGCTGACCGACGACAGTTCCCTGCAGGACGTGCTGGAGACCACAGGAGCCGACAGCGTGCTGTCGCCGCGTGCGGTCCTGGGCCACCGGCTGGCGCAGAAGGCGGCGTCGCTTTTCAGCTCCGAACTGCACGACACCGTCGGTATCGCGGAGGGGCTCGAAGTAACGGAGATATCCGTCCGTCGCGGGAGCGCGCTCGACGGGGTCTCCATCCGCAACTCGCGGATCCGCGAGCGAACCGGCGCGAACGTCGTCGGCGCGTGGATCGACGGCGAACTCCAGCTTCCGCCGGACCCCGACGCCGTCATCGGACCCAACACGGTGCTGTTGGTGTCCGGCAACCACGACGCCCTGGAGGAACTCGGCGAAACCGCCCGACCGGTCCGCTCCCGAGGCCGCGAGGAGGAGGTCGTCGTCGCTGGGCTCGGCGAGGTCGGGCACGCCGCGCTGTCGGTCATCGAGGACGAAAACGACATCCCGGCGACGACCGTCGACGTGACCGACGGCCCCGACGTGGACGTTGTCGGCGACGTGGCCTCCCGGGACGTGCTCCGGGAAGCCGGTGTGGAGTCTGCCGGAGTGCTCCTCGTGTGCGTCCCCGACGACTCGACGGCGCTGTTGACGACCGTGCTCGCGCGGTCGCTGAATCCCGACGTCGAGATCCTCGTGCGCATGAGCGACTCGGACGCGACGACGAAGGCGCTGCGCGCGGGCGCGGACTACGTGCTGTCGGTGCCGCGCATCAGCGCCCGGATGGTCGCTCGCGAGCTCCGAGGCGAGGAGGTGCTCGGTGCGGGCAGCCAGATCCGGATCGACCGGGTGCCCGCCGAACCGTTCGCGGGGAAGACGTTAGCCCAGAGCGGGATCTACGAGCGGACCGGCTGTCGCGTCATCGCCGCCGAACACGGTGGCGAGCTCACCGTGAGCCTCGATCCCGACCGCACTATCGCCGCCGACGACCGACTGGTGATCGTCGGGACCGACGAGGCGGTCCAGCGGTTCCTCTCGGTGTTCGACGTGTCGCCGAGGCCGCTTGAGAAGTAG
- a CDS encoding thiamine pyrophosphate-dependent dehydrogenase E1 component subunit alpha produces MSDGDAGSDAGDGTDADAPADPMEDVYRVLGPDGEVVGEVPDVADEVLVDIYRDMVTARRFDERAISLQRQGRIGTYAAIEGQEASSVAATHALRDDDPVFYQYREHGAVVVRGFPPEYLAYWMGHESGTAGLADIDVFPLNIGIGAHLPHAVGAAMAFDYRGDDRVACAHFGDGATSEGDFHEAMNFAGVFDAPSVFVCHNNQWAISIPREAQTASATLAEKAEAYGFEGVRVDGMDPLAVYAVVAEAARKARAGGDGVSDTDTEGADGDSDAGGYDHRPTLIETVEYRFGAHTTADDPSVYREEDEGEPWRAWDPIPRMEGFLRRQGIADDDLIESVREEADARVAEVIDAAERFEADPASMFDDVYAETTPELERQREGLLAAIDRHGEGAFLREE; encoded by the coding sequence ATGAGCGACGGCGACGCCGGATCCGACGCGGGCGATGGGACAGACGCCGACGCGCCGGCGGATCCGATGGAAGACGTGTACCGCGTGCTGGGTCCCGACGGCGAGGTCGTCGGAGAGGTACCGGACGTCGCGGACGAGGTGCTGGTCGACATCTACCGCGACATGGTGACCGCGCGCCGTTTCGACGAGCGGGCGATCAGCCTGCAGCGACAGGGGCGGATCGGCACCTACGCCGCCATCGAGGGGCAAGAGGCGAGCTCCGTCGCCGCCACCCACGCCCTCCGTGACGACGACCCCGTCTTCTACCAGTACCGCGAGCACGGCGCCGTCGTCGTCCGCGGGTTCCCCCCCGAGTACCTCGCGTACTGGATGGGCCACGAGTCCGGAACCGCGGGGTTGGCCGACATCGACGTGTTCCCGCTCAACATCGGGATCGGCGCGCACCTCCCGCACGCGGTGGGCGCGGCGATGGCGTTCGACTACCGCGGCGACGACCGCGTCGCGTGCGCCCACTTCGGCGACGGCGCGACCTCGGAGGGCGACTTCCACGAGGCGATGAACTTCGCGGGCGTGTTCGACGCGCCGAGCGTTTTCGTCTGTCACAACAACCAGTGGGCGATCTCGATCCCCCGTGAAGCCCAGACCGCGAGCGCAACGCTCGCGGAGAAGGCCGAGGCCTACGGCTTCGAGGGCGTCCGCGTCGACGGGATGGACCCGCTGGCGGTGTACGCAGTCGTCGCGGAGGCGGCCCGGAAGGCACGGGCCGGCGGCGACGGTGTGAGTGACACGGACACGGAGGGCGCCGACGGCGACTCCGACGCCGGCGGCTACGACCACCGCCCCACGCTGATCGAGACCGTCGAGTACCGCTTCGGCGCCCACACGACCGCTGACGACCCCAGCGTGTACCGCGAGGAGGACGAGGGCGAGCCGTGGCGCGCGTGGGACCCGATCCCGCGGATGGAGGGGTTCCTCCGCCGGCAGGGGATCGCGGACGACGACCTGATCGAGTCGGTTCGCGAGGAGGCCGACGCCCGGGTCGCCGAGGTCATCGACGCCGCCGAGCGCTTCGAGGCCGACCCCGCGAGCATGTTCGACGACGTGTACGCCGAGACGACGCCCGAACTGGAGCGCCAGCGCGAGGGGTTGCTCGCGGCGATCGATCGGCACGGCGAGGGCGCGTTCCTGCGCGAGGAGTAG
- a CDS encoding phosphate-starvation-inducible PsiE family protein translates to MRIEDAVEPSERGMKLLEVGTAYFLLALFAIGFLDLLLVLVDLLLSGEFTDPNQVIDIIDTVLVLLIIVEIHQTVVAFSRNEPVVRIVISAALIAITRKVISFRPGEYATIDDAFVAAVAFSLLLGVLVAAFFVVRRVDTDAVTPDSFVSGGGGNEGDGGAGPGNRTDAGRGGDG, encoded by the coding sequence GTGCGAATCGAAGACGCCGTCGAGCCGTCCGAACGCGGGATGAAGCTCCTGGAGGTCGGCACGGCGTACTTCCTGCTGGCGCTGTTCGCCATCGGATTCCTCGACCTGCTGTTGGTGTTGGTGGACCTCCTGTTGAGCGGTGAGTTCACCGACCCGAACCAGGTGATCGATATCATCGACACCGTGCTCGTGCTGCTGATCATCGTCGAGATCCACCAGACCGTGGTGGCGTTCTCGCGCAACGAGCCGGTCGTTCGGATCGTCATCAGCGCCGCGCTGATCGCGATCACGCGGAAGGTGATCTCGTTTCGCCCCGGCGAGTACGCCACGATCGACGACGCGTTCGTCGCGGCCGTCGCGTTCTCGCTCCTGCTGGGCGTGCTCGTCGCCGCGTTCTTCGTCGTCCGCCGAGTGGACACCGACGCGGTGACCCCCGACTCGTTCGTGAGCGGCGGCGGTGGGAACGAAGGCGACGGCGGAGCCGGACCCGGGAACAGGACCGACGCCGGCCGAGGGGGAGACGGGTGA
- a CDS encoding NAD(P)-dependent glycerol-1-phosphate dehydrogenase — MFAKSTWIKLPRNVLVGHGVLDDAGTAVAELSLAGTPLLVTSPTPNELAGDRLRAQFDGVETVTVDSASFGAVAEIVEAAEAAGATFLVALGGGKPIDLAKMAADELGVGFVSVPTAASHDGIVSGRSSIPEGDTRHSVAADPPLAVIADTEIMANAPWELTTAGCADIISNYTAVKDWRLARRLKNVEYSEYAGALSEMTAEMLVDNADSIKQGLEESAWIVSKALVSSGVAMSIAGSSRPASGAEHLFSHQLDRIAESPGLHGHQVGVGSILTEFLHTGENGQWRAIRDALTAIGAPTTAAELGIDDETVIEALTTAHTIRDRYTILGDGVNEDAAIEVASFTGVI; from the coding sequence ATGTTCGCGAAGTCGACGTGGATCAAGCTCCCGCGGAACGTCCTCGTCGGACACGGCGTGCTCGACGACGCCGGGACGGCGGTCGCGGAGCTGTCGCTGGCCGGGACACCGCTGCTGGTCACCTCGCCGACCCCGAACGAGCTCGCGGGCGACCGGCTGCGCGCACAGTTCGACGGCGTGGAGACAGTTACGGTCGACTCGGCGAGCTTCGGCGCCGTCGCCGAGATCGTCGAGGCGGCCGAGGCGGCCGGGGCGACGTTCCTCGTCGCGCTCGGGGGCGGCAAGCCGATCGACCTCGCGAAGATGGCTGCCGACGAGCTGGGCGTCGGTTTCGTCTCGGTGCCGACGGCCGCGAGCCACGACGGCATCGTCTCCGGACGGTCGTCGATCCCCGAGGGAGACACGCGCCACTCCGTCGCCGCCGACCCGCCCCTCGCGGTCATCGCCGACACGGAGATCATGGCGAACGCGCCGTGGGAACTCACCACCGCCGGCTGCGCCGACATCATCTCGAACTACACCGCCGTCAAGGACTGGCGGCTCGCACGGCGGCTGAAGAACGTGGAGTACAGCGAGTACGCCGGCGCGCTCTCGGAGATGACCGCCGAGATGCTCGTCGACAACGCCGACTCGATCAAGCAGGGGTTGGAGGAGTCGGCGTGGATCGTCTCGAAGGCGCTCGTCTCCTCGGGCGTCGCCATGTCGATCGCGGGGTCGTCGCGGCCGGCCTCGGGCGCAGAGCACCTCTTTTCGCACCAACTCGACCGGATCGCCGAGTCGCCCGGGCTCCACGGTCACCAGGTCGGCGTCGGCTCCATCCTCACGGAGTTCCTCCACACCGGCGAGAACGGCCAGTGGCGCGCCATCCGCGACGCGCTAACGGCCATCGGCGCCCCGACGACGGCCGCCGAACTCGGCATCGACGACGAGACGGTGATCGAGGCGCTCACGACCGCCCACACCATCCGCGACCGCTACACCATCCTCGGCGACGGCGTCAACGAGGACGCCGCGATCGAGGTCGCGTCGTTCACGGGCGTCATCTGA
- a CDS encoding metallophosphoesterase translates to MLNADFRDRGAYVRDADALVVADLHVGRAAASDVAYPLGEAADLSERLRSLLDRFEPVEVVFAGDATHRFDRVSVDDERALSELVDACRDAGARAVFVRGNHDTALSEAWDGPVHDAYELDASVCGGPVVVRHGHEAPPATESAGLYVVGHDHPTIDIEGRRRPCWLYAEGGFRDADVLMLPAFTRLAAGVEVNDRSAWEFQSPFVTDADALRPIVAAGAADASGESSDAETASDDPLVFPPLGEFRRLL, encoded by the coding sequence GTGTTGAACGCCGACTTCCGCGATCGCGGCGCGTACGTCCGGGACGCGGACGCGCTCGTCGTGGCGGACCTCCACGTCGGCCGCGCGGCCGCCTCGGACGTGGCGTATCCGCTTGGGGAGGCGGCAGACCTGTCCGAGCGCCTTCGGTCGCTGCTCGACCGCTTCGAGCCGGTCGAGGTCGTGTTCGCCGGCGACGCGACTCACCGGTTCGACCGCGTCTCGGTCGACGACGAGCGGGCGCTTTCGGAACTGGTCGACGCCTGTCGCGACGCCGGCGCGCGGGCGGTGTTCGTCCGCGGGAACCACGACACCGCGCTGTCGGAGGCGTGGGACGGCCCCGTTCACGACGCGTACGAACTCGATGCGAGCGTTTGCGGCGGGCCGGTCGTCGTCCGCCACGGCCACGAGGCGCCGCCGGCGACGGAGTCGGCGGGGCTGTACGTCGTCGGCCACGACCACCCGACGATCGACATCGAGGGTCGCCGCCGACCCTGCTGGCTGTACGCGGAGGGCGGCTTCCGCGACGCGGACGTGTTGATGCTGCCGGCGTTTACCCGACTCGCCGCCGGCGTCGAGGTGAACGACAGGTCCGCCTGGGAGTTCCAGTCGCCGTTCGTCACCGACGCGGACGCGCTCCGCCCGATCGTCGCGGCCGGCGCCGCCGACGCCTCAGGCGAATCGAGCGACGCCGAGACGGCGTCCGACGACCCGCTCGTGTTTCCGCCGCTGGGCGAGTTCCGCCGGCTGTTGTAA